The following DNA comes from Castanea sativa cultivar Marrone di Chiusa Pesio chromosome 10, ASM4071231v1.
CATCAATTACTACTAACCACCACTATTTTCAAGAATATAAAGCATTTTTTGCATGtaaattcattataaaataattattaaaaaaaaaaaaccaaacaaacaaaagcctTTCTAAGGATACATAAACATATCACAAAACAAGTGCTAAACCGAGAAAATTTTAGAAGAACTGAGCCTTTGAAGCAGAACAATAGATCAGGCCTCATGTGATCAATTCCAAACAATTAACATAAAGCTCAAGTCATGACTCATGACAAAGTACAGAAAATCTTAATATAATTCATCATCTAACTCATTTCAAAGCATGGTACTTGAAGTTCATGTACATGCAGAGAGAACACTATACGTTAGATGCAAAAATGTCATGCAGGTGAGACAGTAAGGATATTGAACTCCAAGGAGCAACACAAGATAGAATGAATTGGCTGCAGTATAGAACCCAACATCCAGGAAAATAAGAAGAACAAAGAGGTAAAAGTAATATTTCAGCTGAGGTTTCATATTAATTGTATATAGAAAATAGACTTATGGGCCCATGGCATAAAAAGACAGAATTACAAGGGGATCAAAGCCAACAGACCATACCTTCCTCCTTTCTGATGTAAGTTGAGGGAGAGTCATTCTTATCACTTCTCCATCGTTGTTTGGAGTCATACCAAGATCAGAGCCCACTATGGCCTTCTCTATAGCCTTTAAGCTGACAAACATGACATATCAAAAAGTAAAATAGATTGTCTAAGAGAGATCATATGAAAGATTTCATGGGCCAGTCCTGCAATGCAAGATGTCAATTCTCTATAACTCAAAATAATTGGACAATTAGATCACCTTAggttgtcaaatttttttttatggaagatTCACTAGCATATTAATTTACGAGAATCagagaaaattttagttttagttcTTACTTACTAGTATACATGTTTTTATCGCATAAAATTAAATGGAGAATGTTTCAATCTTCCTTGACAACCATTTTATGTCCTTTAGTTTATAGAATACCTGGATTTGTCATACGGCTGAACCAAGAGAGAACTTGCATCGGGAGTACTGATTTGAGCTATGCTCTTCAAGCTAACTGGACTTCCATAATATTCCACCTAGAAAAGCATTGGGTCATAGCTAATCTAAAATAAAGGTAATTACTTAACCATTAATAAATTACAAGTGATGATTTTGCACTTCTGCAACCTTTTTTGCAGAAGTCACCTCCTTTTTTTATAGAACCACATATGCAGacctatgatttttttattttttgaaagttgACCCAAAATACAATGTCATATTAAGCAATGGATGAAGTGGCTCCCCATACATTTGTTTCTGAAAAGCTCCCATTGATTGCCACTTACAAGAGAAATTATGCTATATGCAGAAATGATAACTTATGCAAAACTAAACCACAAAAAACTATTGCAATGCTAATCAGCTTGAAATTTTGCAACTTCTCctcatttgagattttttttttttgattagtaCGTTTgagaatacacacacacacacacacacacatatatatatatatatattaaaataacaaaaaaaaggaagaagaagaagagaaatgaaATCAATTGATGCTACAAATTTGCAGTAAATACCCATAGCAATAGAAACCTGTCTGGTTTTAAACCTGAAAAACTATTTCCTGTAGAGGAATGATGGTTTCCAGTGTTGTACATCAGTTACACACTCATTTCTTATGTTTACTAGAGTCAATGCTAGATTCTTAGGTGATAAAGTTTTCCCTATGAAATGGGGAAACAATTGAGTATCCCAGGCCCAAACTCAGGACTCAGGAGGCATTGAATTGAAACTCAGAGTGGGATAAAACTTATCTTTTGCTCCCAAGTTTTAAACACGAAGTATATGGGATTAAATATACAATACCAAAGGAACTACAAACATAGAATTCAAATCCTAAACTCAACACAGAGTAAATAGTGcttcagaaaagaagaagaatgatacgTCAATATCTTTCGTTCATGAACAAATGCTGCATTCACTCTTCATATTCAGAACAAAACCATACATTAGCATGGATTATGCCAACAAGCTTTGACTTAAATGCAGTTTTTCCTCCCACAATAATGGGCGGAGTGTGAGGTCATGGTTCAAAACCCAGCAAAAAAACAGCATGGATTGTCTCACTGGGAATGCCTCATACAGTTTTTCTGACAGCATTCAtgataaaaaatcaaacattttcAATCTGTTGACcttcatatcatatcatgctCCAGACCAGTATAAAATTGAGTGCCACTCATTAACCTTTGTAGCAATGGTTTTTGAAATATTGTCGctttgttacttatcaaaaaaaaaaaaatgttgtcacTTTGTTCTAAACAAAATTTGGCTGGAAATTTTTCAAATGCAGATGTGTTTGGCTTGACCTAATAACAAAACTAACAATCCTGCATCTAGATTCATACCTCAATTTTATCTAGCATGGCTGGGTTTGATCTCCCTGTCcttattgaattgaaatttgatcGAACTGTATCAATAGTTTTTTCCATCCTTCCTTTCTGAAAAACAACCAACAACATCAAGAATACATTTTTCCAATATTATGAAACTGTCAGATTTTAATCTTACAACCTAGCTACATGCTACATCTTGTAATGGACCATTGGAGACACTTACAGAATCTTTCTCAATCAATGATTTTTGTGCTTCAATTTCTTCAAGAGTTGCAGCCCTCACAACTCCTCTTCTGAACAATTCACAACATCAGTAGGTCCCCAAATAACACATCACGTGACCATTAACTCAGATCAATTGCATCAAGCGGAATAGCAATGCGATACATCCTAACATGGCCCATTATTTCAAAAGCAAATTACCATTTTTATGCTcttaatgctatgtttggaagtttggagggATAGGAGAGTAGAGAGTAGGGggggaggagagtagtggggaggagagttgAGGGGAATGGTTATCTTTcaccttgtttggatatttttaaaattaagtaaggaaAGGGGTATAATTATCTTTttcatagtttgtaattttgttaatacaATAAAGGTAAATTTagtaattcatttggtcaagcaTTTCTATGCTCTACTTTCCCTttaaatctctccaatttgggggaactAAAAATGAGGTGTTAGAAGTAGTTagaacccctccaaaccccgcTCCctaaaaaacattcaaacaaggtAATTTAACTTACTGTACCTCCCTCTACTCCCCAtccatccaaacaagctatAAATTCCAAGAACAGCCAAATCCATAGCCATATGCAATCTTACTACCcagtctttttattattattattaattgtaaattacacaagacctcaccctccacctagcacttgcaaggggaggaggtgccagttgagctagagctcattggcaatcTTACATCattttcaaacttaaaaggcaCCACAATCAATCATAAGCATAACTATAGCACAAATGAGGTTTCCAAACTTTTCCATTCAACTTGCCTCCTTTGCAACAACTTCCTCAAAACAATGGGCTTCCCACAAAACCCTGCAGCACCATTCCCAAGCCTCACATAGCTTGCAGCCGAGCTCCACGAATATGCGCTTAACCGGCATTTCACAAAATCAGGTCCTCCACTACACGAACCTGTAAAAATATTCAATCACAAACCACTCTCCAAGCAAAAAAACCAATACCCATTTAACTTTCACaattaaaaaactaaacttTAACTCAAACCCACCATTCTAAACAAAACCCCAGACTTAAATAAACTCCAAAAGTGTCATTTAGAAATTCAACCAAATTTCAAAATGTGCATTCACATTACCAAAAACAACCCACAAAACTCCATGAATCACTATCATTTTCTAAAGCATGTACACACTTAAGTAAAATACAACTAAGAAAAAGGTTAAAGGGTTACATACCACGAAGAAAGGGGAGGGTTTTGGGAGGGTTTTGCTGGGGTTGAAGGATGGACCGTACAGGGGTCGTTCGACAAAACGGTGTCGCCATGAACActcaggagagagagagagagagagaagcttaGCAAAGTTTCTATCTTTAGTTAAAGATAGAGTGAATGAGTGAGTGTTCTGATTGTGGGGGCAGAGTTGGAAATATGAACAAAGCTTTGGTTCTCTGAAGGAAGAAGCAGAAGAGGGAgggtgggttttgggtttgtggataagaaatttttttctcgGGTTTGTTTGGTTATCAAGGTAAACAGACCGGGAACAGACCCAGAACACCGGTTAGAGTATGTCCTGTG
Coding sequences within:
- the LOC142613569 gene encoding ribosome-recycling factor, chloroplastic isoform X3 gives rise to the protein MATPFCRTTPVRSILQPQQNPPKTLPFLRGSCSGGPDFVKCRLSAYSWSSAASYVRLGNGAAGFCGKPIVLRKLLQRRRGVVRAATLEEIEAQKSLIEKDSKGRMEKTIDTVRSNFNSIRTGRSNPAMLDKIEVEYYGSPVSLKSIAQISTPDASSLLVQPYDKSSLKAIEKAIVGSDLGMTPNNDGEVIRMTLPQLTSERRKEFLKIVAKLAEEGKVALRNIRRDTLKACEKLEKEKKLSEDIAKDLSSDLQKLTDEYMKKIDAIYKQKEKELLKV
- the LOC142613569 gene encoding ribosome-recycling factor, chloroplastic isoform X2, with the protein product MATPFCRTTPVRSILQPQQNPPKTLPFLRGSCSGGPDFVKCRLSAYSWSSAASYVRLGNGAAGFCGKPIVLRKLLQRRRGVVRAATLEEIEAQKSLIEKDSKGRMEKTIDTVRSNFNSIRTGRSNPAMLDKIEVEYYGSPVSLKSIAQISTPDASSLLVQPYDKSSLKAIEKAIVGSDLGMTPNNDGEVIRMTLPQLTSERRKEFLKIVAKLAEEGKVALRNIRRDTLKACEKLEKEKKLSEDIAKDLSSDLQKLTDEYMKKIDAIYKQKEKVLSISTKLMA
- the LOC142613569 gene encoding ribosome-recycling factor, chloroplastic isoform X1; translation: MATPFCRTTPVRSILQPQQNPPKTLPFLRGSCSGGPDFVKCRLSAYSWSSAASYVRLGNGAAGFCGKPIVLRKLLQRRRGVVRAATLEEIEAQKSLIEKDSKGRMEKTIDTVRSNFNSIRTGRSNPAMLDKIEVEYYGSPVSLKSIAQISTPDASSLLVQPYDKSSLKAIEKAIVGSDLGMTPNNDGEVIRMTLPQLTSERRKEFLKIVAKLAEEGKVALRNIRRDTLKACEKLEKEKKLSEDIAKDLSSDLQKLTDEYMKKIDAIYKQKEKELLKVTKKSTFEMRRGISF